One window of Phycodurus eques isolate BA_2022a chromosome 17, UOR_Pequ_1.1, whole genome shotgun sequence genomic DNA carries:
- the mmp30 gene encoding matrix metallopeptidase 30: MHLVSICSRIINMEGPSLVKVLLVMVTISLGGALPTNLTSEEELAKAQDYLSQYFSEVGVTTGSEIRRGGLDSFTDTLKIMQEFFGLEVTGELDSNTMEVMSQPRCGFTDLNRFRFAHFDGQPKWDKNVITYRITEYTRDLSQSLVDATLAKALQVYSDVIPLDFKQIKTGTADIMVKFKARNHEDFAPFDGKGGVLAHAFSPGGGRGGDTHFDEDETWSLTSSGSNLFLVAAHEFGHALGLSHSKLRSALMYPNYQYVNTEGYVLPDDDRRGVQTLYGVRSSTQPTINPAPKPEPEPEPGPAPDPDRCSRNLVFDAATSIQGYLYFFKGSHFWKRSTTWDGVTMRTINSVWSGINKVDAAYEYKKRNIVVLFEGDHYWQVRRNTVLPGFPKPISDFGLPSTVTKVDAAVHVPFTGRTLLFVDNKYWSYNERRGTTDRRNPKLIRTELPGIGYRVDAAFAYRGYLYFSYGSRQTKYDYLRRRAVRTLMSSDWMDCD; this comes from the exons ATGCACTTAGTCTCtatctgcagcaggataattaACATGGAAGGTCCATCACTTGTCAAAGTATTGTTGGTGATGGTGACGATCTCACTCGGTGGAGCTCTGCCGACCAACCTAACCAGCGAAGAAGAGCTCGCTAAAGCTCAG GATTACCTTTCTCAGTATTTCTCTGAAGTGGGCGTCACCACTGGTAGCGAGATACGGCGCGGCGGTCTTGATTCCTTTACAGACACTCTGAAAATAATGCAAGAGTTTTTCGGACTGGAGGTGACAGGAGAGTTGGACTCCAACACCATGGAAGTGATGTCACAACCTCGATGCGGTTTCACAGACTTGAATAGATTCAGGTTTGCCCACTTTGATGGGCAACCGAAGTGGGACAAGAATGTGATCACATACAG GATAACTGAATATACCCGGGACTTGAGTCAAAGTCTCGTAGATGCCACACTTGCCAAGGCCCTACAGGTCTACAGTGATGTCATTCCTTTGGATTTCAAGCAGATTAAAACCGGCACTGCAGACATAATGGTCAAGTTCAAGGCTCGTA ATCATGAGGATTTTGCACCCTTTGATGGAAAGGGTGGGGTCTTGGCTCATGCCTTTTCCCCTGGTGGGGGCAGAGGCGGTGACACCCATTTTGATGAAGATGAAACCTGGAGTCTTACCTCATCAG GATCCAACCTGTTCTTGGTGGCAGCCCATGAGTTTGGACATGCACTTGGATTATCCCACTCTAAACTTCGATCAGCTCTAATGTACCCCAACTATCAGTACGTGAACACAGAGGGCTATGTGCTACCAGACGATGACCGACGGGGAGTGCAGACACTATACG GAGTCAGATCATCAACTCAACCAACAATTAACCCTGCACCAAAACCTGAACCTGAACCAGAGCCTGGACCTGCGCCAGACCCAGACAGGTGTAGCCGCAATCTAGTTTTTGATGCTGCAACCTCCATACAGGGTTATCTTTATTTCTTCAAAGGCAG CCATTTTTGGAAGAGGAGCACCACCTGGGATGGCGTCACTATGAGGACAATTAATTCCGTCTGGTCTGGAATCAACAAAGTTGATGCTGCTTATGAGTATAAGAAACGAaacattgttgttttatttgaag GGGACCACTACTGGCAAGTTCGAAGAAACACTGTCTTACCGGGCTTTCCCAAACCTATCAGCGACTTTGGCTTGCCTTCAACCGTCACCAAAGTAGATGCCGCTGTCCACGTTCCATTCACAGGAAGGACCCTCCTTTTTGTTGACAACAAATACTGGAG CTACAATGAAAGGAGGGGCACAACGGATCGTAGGAACCCGAAATTGATTCGCACAGAGCTCCCGGGGATTGGCTACAGAGTTGATGCTGCTTTTGCATATAGAG GTTACCTGTACTTTTCCTATGGATCCAGACAGACAAAATACGATTATCTGAGAAGAAGAGCGGTTCGCACTCTGATGAGCAGTGACTGGATGGACTGTGACTGA
- the LOC133415844 gene encoding collagenase 3-like — translation MGTLNVYILLCLAAAVYCGPVSYMTAQDENFAESYLKKFYDLKDETGPSVRRGISPLNKKLSDMQRFFGLKITGTLDADTLEMMKKPRCGVPDNKVADFSTYQNNLKWQKNSLTYRIENYTPDMSQSEVDDAIEKALDVWAKVTPLRFTRIYSGTADIMISFGRQSHGDFYPFDGPDGTLAHAFAPSSGIGGDAHFDEDETFTFRSNSGYVLFLVAAHEFGHSLGLSHSNDPGALMYPVYSYTNPSNFRLPQDDVNGIQSLYGPNPDVDPDTNPDKPQPPTTPDACDATMVLDAVATLRGEMLFFKDRFFWRVYPQSRTPQQSFITNLWPNAPSKIDAAYESQLSGNVFLFKGRRVWAFRGYDLVQGYPKALTTFGLPKEVKKIDAALYDVESRKTLFFVGKSYYSYDEASKTRDKGFPKRVDETFSGLTGKVTAALQYNSFTYIYSGLQMFEYSLSTGTFFRVLGNNYFLPCTNF, via the exons ATGGGCACGCTTAATGTGTACATTTTACTCTGTCTAGCAGCTGCAGTTTACTGTGGGCCTGTGTCATATATGACAGCGCAAGATGAGAATTTTGCagag AGCTACTTGAAAAAATTCTATGACCTAAAGGACGAAACTGGCCCATCTGTCAGACGTGGGATCAGTCCACTCAACAAAAAGCTGAGTGACATGCAGAGATTCTTCGGTTTAAAAATCACAGGAACACTGGATGCTGACACATTGGAGATGATGAAGAAGCCCCGCTGTGGTGTTCCAGACAACAAAGTAGCCGATTTCTCCACTTATCAAAACAACCTCAAGTGGCAGAAAAATAGTCTGACATACAG GATAGAGAACTACACACCAGACATGTCCCAGTCAGAAGTCGATGACGCTATTGAAAAAGCCTTGGACGTTTGGGCCAAAGTTACTCCTCTTAGATTCACTAGAATTTATAGTGGGACAGCGGACATCATGATTTCATTTGGTCGCCAGT CACATGGGGATTTTTACCCCTTTGACGGCCCTGATGGAACTCTAGCCCACGCCTTCGCTCCTTCCTCTGGCATTGGAGGAGACGCTCACTTTGATGAGGACGAGACCTTCACCTTTCGTTCAAATTCTG GATATGTTCTCTTCCTGGTGGCAGCCCATGAGTTTGGTCACTCACTGGGATTGTCTCATTCTAATGACCCTGGCGCCCTCATGTACCCTGTGTACTCATACACAAACCCTTCCAACTTTCGTCTACCGCAAGATGACGTCAATGGCATCCAGTCTCTTTATG GTCCCAATCCTGATGTGGATCCTGATACAAATCCTGACAAGCCTCAGCCGCCTACCACTCCTGATGCTTGTGATGCAACCATGGTGCTGGATGCTGTGGCCACCCTGCGAGGAGAGATGCTTTTCTTCAAAGACAG GTTCTTTTGGCGAGTCTACCCTCAGAGCAGAACCCCTCAGCAAAGTTTCATCACAAATCTGTGGCCCAATGCCCCCAGCAAAATTGATGCTGCTTACGAAAGCCAACTGTCGGGGaatgtttttctctttaaag GTCGTCGAGTTTGGGCTTTTCGTGGCTATGACCTTGTTCAAGGATATCCTAAGGCACTAACAACCTTTGGTCTGCCcaaagaagtgaaaaaaattgATGCTGCTCTGTATGATGTGGAATCAAGGAAGACGCTATTCTTCGTTGGTAAATCTTACTACAG cTATGATGAAGCCAGTAAGACAAGGGACAAGGGATTCCCCAAACGTGTCGATGAGACCTTTTCTGGCCTAACCGGGAAGGTGACAGCAGCGTTACAGTACAACA GTTTTACCTACATCTACAGTGGACTCCAGATGTTTGAGTACAGCCTGAGCACTGGGACGTTTTTCCGTGTGTTGGGAAACAACTACTTTTTGCCCTGCACTAACTTCTAG